In Kogia breviceps isolate mKogBre1 chromosome 7, mKogBre1 haplotype 1, whole genome shotgun sequence, a single window of DNA contains:
- the LOC131760358 gene encoding diphthamide biosynthesis protein 3-like has translation MAVFHDKVEIEDFQHDEDSEKYFYPCPCGDNFCITKDQFTCGETVPAPSTNEELVKY, from the exons ATGGCAGTGTTTCACGACAAGGTGGAGATTGAGGACTTCCAACATGACGAGGACTCGGAGAAGTACTTCTACCCTTGCCCATGTGGGGATAACTTCTGCATCACCAAGG ATCAGTTTACATGTGGAGAGACAGTCCCAGCCCCTTCCACCAATGAAGAACTAGTTAAATATTGA